One genomic window of Medicago truncatula cultivar Jemalong A17 chromosome 1, MtrunA17r5.0-ANR, whole genome shotgun sequence includes the following:
- the LOC120578186 gene encoding cysteine proteinase inhibitor 5: MGFQSLVLIIIVLLVSAATNQAIPVDINDPHVINVATFAVTEYSKHNTEANLIFEKVTNGVSDVTENGTNYRLTLSANDGSTSNNFSAIVLENPADNFTLTAFALIPHA, from the coding sequence ATGGGATTTCAATCTCTTGTTCTTATCATCATTGTTCTGTTAGTCTCAGCGGCAACTAATCAAGCTATCCCTGTAGACATCAATGATCCACACGTGATTAATGTCGCTACTTTTGCTGTTACCGAGTACAGCAAGCACAATACCGAGGCAAATCTGATATTTGAGAAAGTTACCAATGGTGTGTCCGATGTTACGGAAAATGGGACCAACTACCGTCTCACCCTTTCCGCTAACGATGGTTCAACTTCTAACAATTTTAGCGCTATTGTGTTAGAGAATCCAGCAGATAACTTTACCCTCACTGCCTTTGCACTTATTCCTCatgcttaa